From Psychrobacillus sp. FSL K6-2836, a single genomic window includes:
- a CDS encoding metal-dependent hydrolase produces MDTGTHVVMGIALGGLSLIDPVVAGSTLTTTAVIAGTIIGSQAPDIDTVLKLRNNAVYIRHHRGITHSIPAVILWPILIAGVLWLILPEANLLHLWLWTFLAVFVHVFVDIFNSYGTQALRPFSRKWVALGVINTFDPIIFGIHVVGLLFWMFGLNPVPTFLTMYAVVFVYYILRFAVQHAVKNSVKHTIPDADEIIVAPTMKFLQWRVAAISKTHHYVGRAYGRSITIYDKFERNPLPESELVKAALKDKNLSAFTSFSPIYRWEITEFEHIYEVRLIDLRYRSNDYYPFVAVAHLNADLEIVNSYTGWIFSEDKLHKKLDFMPHN; encoded by the coding sequence ATGGACACAGGTACACATGTCGTTATGGGTATAGCACTGGGTGGTCTATCTCTTATTGACCCCGTAGTAGCAGGCAGTACGCTTACAACGACTGCAGTAATAGCAGGTACAATAATCGGCTCACAAGCCCCTGATATAGATACCGTTTTAAAATTACGTAATAATGCTGTTTATATTCGACATCATCGTGGGATTACCCACTCCATTCCTGCCGTTATTTTATGGCCTATCTTGATAGCAGGAGTGCTATGGCTTATTTTGCCAGAAGCAAATTTACTGCATTTATGGTTATGGACCTTTTTAGCGGTGTTTGTACATGTTTTTGTTGATATATTCAATTCTTATGGAACTCAAGCATTAAGGCCATTTTCAAGGAAATGGGTTGCCTTAGGTGTTATCAATACATTTGATCCTATTATCTTTGGCATTCATGTGGTTGGTCTACTGTTTTGGATGTTTGGTTTAAATCCTGTTCCAACCTTTCTTACTATGTACGCCGTTGTTTTCGTCTATTATATTTTAAGATTTGCCGTACAGCATGCGGTAAAAAATTCTGTAAAGCATACTATTCCCGATGCAGATGAAATTATCGTCGCGCCAACGATGAAATTTCTACAATGGAGAGTGGCGGCAATTTCAAAAACACATCATTATGTCGGACGAGCATATGGTAGGTCTATCACTATCTATGATAAGTTTGAACGTAATCCGCTTCCCGAATCTGAATTAGTAAAAGCGGCCTTAAAGGATAAAAACTTAAGTGCCTTTACTTCTTTTTCTCCTATATATCGCTGGGAGATTACTGAATTTGAACATATTTATGAAGTAAGGCTAATTGATTTACGATATCGTAGTAATGACTATTATCCATTTGTAGCTGTAGCACATTTGAATGCGGACCTAGAAATAGTCAATTCCTACACAGGATGGATTTTTAGTGAAGACAAGCTACACAAAAAGTTAGATTTCATGCCACATAACTAA
- the mutY gene encoding A/G-specific adenine glycosylase: MNELYKEQVRNALVSWFLEEKRDLPWRKTTDPYKIWVSEVMLQQTKVDTVIPYYERFIAKYPSLESLANADEGELLKEWEGLGYYSRARNLQSGVKEVVQQYGSVVPSTRKEISKLKGVGPYTAGAVLSIAYGVPEHAVDGNVMRVLSRLLLIKEDIAKPKSKKIFEEAVMDLIDPENPSAFNQGLMELGAIVCTPTKPKCLLCPVRENCSAFFEGMQEELPIKTIQKKSKIHKVKTVVIRNKAGLVLLEKRPSKGLLANMWQFPMVELPTPNHTVEEIVEHDYGVEISKGPSINEFKHVFSHLVWEMESFEATLKKEKELTSRCKWLTIEEINQQPMPVPMLKIWNAWKEREI; encoded by the coding sequence GTGAACGAATTATATAAAGAACAGGTTAGAAATGCTCTAGTTTCATGGTTTCTTGAAGAAAAACGTGATTTACCTTGGAGAAAAACAACGGATCCATATAAAATTTGGGTTTCCGAGGTTATGCTACAGCAGACGAAGGTTGATACGGTTATTCCTTATTATGAAAGATTTATCGCAAAATATCCTTCGCTTGAGTCACTAGCTAATGCTGATGAAGGAGAACTATTAAAAGAATGGGAAGGATTAGGTTACTATTCCCGTGCCCGAAACCTACAATCTGGTGTTAAAGAAGTCGTTCAACAATATGGAAGTGTTGTCCCTTCCACAAGAAAAGAAATTTCCAAGTTAAAGGGTGTAGGTCCATATACAGCTGGGGCTGTTCTTAGTATTGCATATGGAGTCCCAGAACACGCAGTCGATGGAAATGTCATGCGTGTACTTTCTCGACTATTATTGATAAAAGAAGATATTGCGAAGCCGAAATCGAAGAAAATATTTGAAGAAGCGGTAATGGATTTAATAGATCCTGAAAATCCCTCTGCTTTTAACCAAGGACTTATGGAGCTAGGCGCAATAGTTTGTACTCCAACTAAACCAAAGTGCCTATTATGTCCAGTACGGGAAAACTGCTCTGCATTTTTTGAAGGTATGCAAGAAGAGCTACCAATAAAAACAATCCAAAAAAAGTCGAAAATACATAAAGTAAAAACGGTCGTTATACGTAATAAGGCTGGTCTTGTTTTATTGGAAAAACGACCTTCTAAAGGATTACTTGCGAATATGTGGCAGTTTCCCATGGTAGAACTACCAACTCCTAACCATACAGTTGAAGAGATTGTTGAACATGATTACGGAGTGGAAATATCAAAAGGTCCTTCGATCAATGAATTTAAACATGTATTCTCTCATTTAGTATGGGAAATGGAGAGCTTTGAAGCAACCTTAAAAAAGGAAAAAGAACTAACATCTCGATGTAAATGGCTTACAATTGAGGAAATAAATCAACAACCGATGCCTGTTCCAATGTTAAAAATATGGAATGCATGGAAAGAGAGGGAGATTTAA
- the fabL gene encoding enoyl-[acyl-carrier-protein] reductase FabL, with translation MTTNKVALVTGSSRGLGKAIAIELAKNGYDIVVNYARSKTAALETVKEIEALGRKTLLVKANVGDVEKLRVMFQTIKEEFGRLDIFVSNAASGVLRPIMELEESHWDWTMNINAKGMLFGAQEAAKLMPEGGKILGISSLGSIRYLENYTTVGVSKAAIESLTRYLAVELAPKGIVVNTVSGGALDTDALKHFPNRDELLEDARVNTPAGRMVEIEDMVKTAMFLLSDDASMIRGQTIIVDGGRSIKM, from the coding sequence ATGACAACAAACAAAGTTGCATTAGTTACAGGTAGTAGTAGAGGTTTAGGGAAAGCTATTGCTATTGAGCTTGCTAAAAATGGTTATGATATAGTTGTAAACTATGCGAGAAGTAAAACTGCAGCCCTTGAAACAGTAAAGGAAATAGAGGCTTTAGGAAGAAAAACACTGTTAGTGAAGGCAAATGTAGGGGATGTAGAGAAGCTACGAGTAATGTTCCAAACAATTAAAGAAGAGTTTGGTCGACTAGATATTTTTGTTAGCAATGCAGCGTCTGGTGTTTTACGTCCTATTATGGAATTGGAGGAATCACACTGGGACTGGACGATGAATATTAACGCAAAAGGAATGCTCTTTGGTGCCCAAGAAGCGGCAAAGTTAATGCCTGAAGGTGGAAAGATATTAGGGATCAGTTCTCTAGGATCTATCCGCTATTTAGAAAACTATACAACTGTGGGTGTATCTAAGGCGGCTATCGAGTCACTTACAAGATATTTAGCTGTGGAGCTTGCTCCTAAAGGCATTGTCGTAAATACTGTTTCTGGTGGTGCACTCGACACAGATGCTCTTAAGCATTTTCCAAATCGGGATGAACTATTAGAGGATGCCCGAGTGAACACACCAGCCGGTCGAATGGTAGAAATCGAAGACATGGTAAAAACCGCCATGTTCTTACTATCAGATGACGCTTCTATGATTCGCGGACAAACAATCATTGTCGATGGTGGAAGATCGATAAAAATGTAA
- a CDS encoding gamma-type small acid-soluble spore protein, with product MKNNRKQQNQNQEFASETDIQKVKEQNRQAELKKQQASGPQANRSSNPTK from the coding sequence ATGAAGAATAACAGAAAACAGCAGAACCAAAACCAAGAGTTTGCTTCTGAAACTGATATTCAAAAAGTTAAAGAACAAAATCGTCAAGCAGAGTTGAAAAAACAACAAGCTAGCGGTCCACAAGCAAATCGTTCTTCTAACCCAACTAAATAA
- the ntdP gene encoding nucleoside tri-diphosphate phosphatase — protein MAIPNEGETIQIHSYKHNGRIHRVWQETMVLKGTKNIVIGANERTLVIESDGRTWITREPSICYFHAEYWFNIICMLREDGVYYYINMSSPFVYNNGMLKYIDYDLDVKVFPDMTYTILDEDEYEQHKKEMKYPEEIDGILNRNVEKLISWIKQRRGPFAPDFIEAWTSRYHFHKQLNE, from the coding sequence ATGGCGATTCCAAACGAAGGAGAGACTATTCAAATTCACAGCTACAAGCATAATGGCCGAATCCACCGTGTCTGGCAAGAAACGATGGTTTTAAAAGGAACCAAAAATATTGTAATTGGTGCAAATGAGCGAACACTTGTAATTGAATCAGATGGTAGAACTTGGATTACAAGAGAACCTTCTATTTGCTACTTTCATGCAGAATATTGGTTTAACATTATTTGTATGCTAAGAGAAGATGGTGTATACTATTACATCAACATGAGTTCTCCATTTGTCTATAACAATGGAATGCTAAAGTACATTGATTATGATTTGGATGTGAAGGTCTTTCCTGATATGACCTACACAATTCTAGATGAGGACGAATACGAGCAACATAAAAAGGAAATGAAGTATCCAGAAGAAATTGATGGTATTCTAAATCGCAATGTAGAAAAGCTCATATCCTGGATCAAACAAAGAAGAGGTCCATTTGCACCAGACTTTATTGAGGCTTGGACAAGTCGTTATCATTTTCATAAACAGTTGAATGAGTAG
- a CDS encoding ABC transporter ATP-binding protein: MSSMKRYMQFVKPYNFQIFLTIVIGIIKFAIPLFIPILIKIVIDDIIGAEALTNDEKLTQLFYWLGGTVLVFLIVRPPIEYYRQYLAQLVSNKILFDIRKKLYIHLQKLSLKYYSNTRAGEVISRVINDVEQTKNFVIIGLMNVWLDLATILIAIGIMLTMNVKLTLVTLLAFPFYAFSVKYFFGRLRDLTKERSQALAGVQSYLHERVQGMSIIKTFTLEKHEQKLFNETNGEFLDAAVKQTVWNAKAFAVVNTITDIAPLLVIAYAGYEAIHGRLSVGTMAAFIAYIERLYSPLRRLVNSSTTLTQSFASMDRVFELMDEEYDIVDKKGASTIGIASGEVTFSNVSFQYEKEGHMILEDVNFRVNAGETVAFVGMSGGGKSTIISLIPRFYDVTTGQVLIDGKDVRDVTIESLRQQIGIVLQDNILFSDSVKSNILMGKPDATDEEVMEAAKAANAHDFIMELPGGYETKVGERGVKLSGGQKQRVAIARVFLKNPPILVLDEATSALDLESESLIQDSLVKLASNRTTIIVAHRLSTITHADNIFVIEDGKVMENGSHVDLMKQRNIYYNLFQIQQLDIE, translated from the coding sequence ATGAGTTCGATGAAAAGATATATGCAGTTTGTAAAACCGTATAACTTTCAAATTTTCTTAACGATTGTGATCGGGATTATTAAATTTGCAATTCCGTTATTTATTCCGATTCTTATCAAGATTGTTATTGACGATATTATCGGAGCAGAAGCTTTAACAAATGATGAAAAGTTAACTCAATTATTTTATTGGCTTGGAGGGACTGTATTAGTATTCTTAATCGTTCGTCCACCAATAGAATATTATAGACAATATTTAGCACAACTAGTAAGTAATAAAATCTTATTTGATATACGTAAAAAACTGTATATTCACTTGCAGAAGCTAAGCTTGAAATATTATTCTAACACCCGTGCTGGCGAGGTTATATCACGGGTTATAAATGATGTCGAGCAGACGAAAAACTTTGTCATAATTGGTTTGATGAATGTTTGGCTGGATTTAGCAACTATTTTAATCGCTATCGGAATTATGTTAACGATGAATGTAAAGCTTACTTTAGTCACGTTACTCGCTTTCCCGTTCTATGCGTTCAGTGTCAAATATTTCTTCGGAAGATTACGGGACTTGACGAAAGAGCGTTCGCAAGCACTAGCTGGAGTTCAAAGCTATTTGCATGAACGTGTACAAGGCATGAGCATTATTAAAACATTTACATTAGAAAAACATGAACAAAAACTTTTTAACGAAACAAATGGAGAATTTCTAGATGCAGCAGTAAAACAAACAGTTTGGAATGCAAAAGCATTTGCAGTAGTTAATACGATAACGGATATTGCTCCTTTACTTGTGATTGCTTATGCTGGTTATGAAGCTATCCATGGAAGACTTTCAGTAGGAACGATGGCTGCATTTATAGCATATATTGAGCGTTTATATAGCCCTTTAAGACGTTTAGTGAATTCATCGACAACACTAACGCAGTCATTTGCTTCTATGGATCGTGTATTTGAGCTCATGGATGAAGAGTATGATATTGTCGATAAAAAAGGAGCTTCTACTATAGGTATCGCTAGTGGGGAAGTGACATTTTCAAACGTTTCATTTCAGTATGAAAAAGAAGGTCATATGATTTTAGAGGATGTTAACTTTCGTGTTAATGCAGGAGAAACAGTTGCTTTTGTAGGTATGAGTGGTGGTGGTAAATCGACTATTATCAGCTTAATCCCTAGATTTTATGATGTTACTACTGGACAAGTACTCATTGACGGGAAAGATGTTCGAGACGTCACTATTGAATCGTTAAGACAACAAATTGGTATAGTGCTACAGGATAATATTCTTTTTAGTGATTCGGTCAAATCCAATATATTAATGGGAAAACCAGATGCTACAGACGAAGAAGTAATGGAAGCGGCAAAAGCTGCAAATGCACATGATTTTATAATGGAGCTGCCTGGGGGATATGAAACAAAAGTTGGGGAACGCGGAGTGAAGCTTTCGGGAGGTCAAAAGCAACGCGTTGCTATCGCACGAGTATTTCTAAAAAATCCACCTATATTAGTTCTAGATGAGGCAACTTCCGCATTAGATTTAGAGAGTGAATCTTTAATACAGGATTCATTAGTGAAGCTAGCTTCAAATCGTACGACCATAATTGTAGCTCACCGACTATCTACAATTACCCATGCGGATAATATATTTGTTATTGAAGATGGTAAAGTGATGGAAAACGGTTCGCATGTCGATCTAATGAAACAACGAAATATTTATTATAATTTATTTCAAATCCAACAACTTGATATTGAATAG
- a CDS encoding ABC transporter ATP-binding protein: MGERQTILEVKDLQTSFFTDDGVIPSVDHIDFHVREGEILGIVGESGCGKSVTSLSIMGLVPSPPGKITSGQIMFEGKDLTKFSEKEMRKVRGNDVAMIFQEPMTSLNPLFTIGNQLLEAITLHKKDWNKKKAYARAVEMLKLVGLPRAEELMKDYPHQLSGGMRQRVMIAMALVCDPKLLIADEPTTALDVTIQAQILKLMRELNERLNTAVILITHDLGVVAETCERVVVMYAGKVVEEGTVDTIFNNPQHPYTKGLIASVPDMRYKKQRLYSIPGSVPKPGSIKQGCRFAARCEFVFGRCTEENPPLYETSEGHKTRCFLYDEKEVLADDRAVVKS; this comes from the coding sequence ATGGGAGAACGACAAACAATTTTGGAAGTGAAAGATCTTCAAACGTCCTTTTTCACAGATGATGGTGTTATTCCATCCGTAGACCATATTGATTTTCATGTTAGAGAAGGGGAAATATTAGGTATTGTTGGGGAATCTGGATGTGGAAAAAGTGTAACATCTCTTTCTATTATGGGACTAGTTCCTAGTCCACCTGGGAAAATTACTAGTGGTCAAATAATGTTCGAAGGAAAAGACTTAACGAAGTTTTCGGAGAAAGAAATGCGTAAAGTACGTGGTAACGATGTTGCAATGATTTTCCAAGAGCCGATGACATCTTTAAATCCTTTATTTACAATTGGAAATCAATTGCTTGAGGCAATTACTTTACATAAGAAAGATTGGAACAAAAAGAAAGCATATGCAAGAGCGGTGGAAATGTTAAAACTAGTTGGACTACCTAGAGCAGAAGAGCTTATGAAAGACTATCCACACCAGCTCTCCGGAGGAATGAGACAACGTGTAATGATTGCAATGGCCTTAGTATGTGATCCTAAGCTTTTAATAGCTGATGAGCCAACTACAGCCTTAGATGTAACAATTCAAGCTCAAATATTAAAACTAATGCGCGAGTTAAATGAACGACTAAACACAGCAGTAATTTTAATAACACATGATTTAGGGGTAGTAGCGGAAACTTGTGAGAGAGTAGTCGTTATGTATGCGGGAAAAGTAGTGGAAGAGGGTACTGTGGATACGATTTTTAATAACCCACAACATCCTTATACAAAAGGCTTAATCGCTTCTGTTCCAGATATGCGTTATAAAAAACAACGACTCTATTCTATTCCGGGAAGTGTTCCAAAACCTGGATCTATTAAACAGGGCTGCAGATTTGCAGCTCGCTGTGAATTTGTATTTGGAAGATGTACCGAAGAAAATCCTCCATTATACGAAACATCGGAAGGTCATAAAACAAGATGCTTCTTATACGATGAGAAGGAGGTTTTGGCAGATGACAGAGCCGTTGTTAAAAGTTGA
- a CDS encoding ABC transporter ATP-binding protein, which translates to MTEPLLKVEGLKKYFPIRTGLLGKHTGNVKAVDGISFFVNEGETLGIVGESGCGKSTTGRMLMRLLEPTEGKVTFNGKELTNISNDEMRKARREIQMVFQDPYASLNPRHTVEKILLEPLIVHNIGDPKSRKKKVHEFLEIVGLSSYHAKRYPHQFSGGQRQRIGIARALMTNPKLIIADEPVSALDVSIQAQVLNLMQDLQKELKLTYIFIAHDLGVVRHISDRVGVMYLGRMVELATSESMYAEPLHPYTKALLSAVPVPDPEFKREQIILEGDIPSPSNPPTGCTFHTRCPFKMDICVKEIPQLQEAKAGHFVACHLYNEQMQH; encoded by the coding sequence ATGACAGAGCCGTTGTTAAAAGTTGAAGGTTTAAAAAAGTATTTTCCAATACGTACTGGACTGTTAGGAAAGCACACAGGCAATGTCAAGGCAGTTGATGGTATTTCTTTTTTTGTTAATGAAGGAGAAACACTTGGCATTGTTGGCGAATCTGGATGCGGTAAATCTACTACTGGCAGAATGCTTATGAGATTACTAGAGCCTACTGAAGGTAAAGTGACATTTAACGGAAAAGAGCTAACGAATATTTCCAATGACGAGATGAGAAAAGCAAGACGTGAAATACAAATGGTATTTCAAGATCCATACGCATCCTTGAATCCTCGGCATACCGTAGAAAAGATTTTATTGGAGCCATTAATTGTTCATAATATTGGAGACCCAAAAAGTCGGAAAAAGAAAGTACATGAATTTCTAGAAATTGTTGGTTTAAGTAGCTATCATGCAAAACGTTATCCACATCAATTTAGTGGAGGACAGCGGCAACGTATAGGAATTGCAAGAGCATTGATGACTAATCCGAAGTTAATAATAGCGGATGAACCAGTATCTGCTCTCGACGTATCTATACAGGCACAAGTTTTGAATCTCATGCAAGATTTACAGAAAGAGCTAAAGTTAACCTATATTTTTATCGCCCATGATTTAGGAGTAGTTCGCCATATTAGTGACCGTGTAGGGGTAATGTACTTAGGTAGAATGGTAGAGCTTGCTACAAGTGAATCTATGTATGCTGAACCTCTACATCCTTATACAAAAGCTTTACTTTCAGCGGTACCAGTACCAGATCCGGAATTTAAACGCGAACAAATTATTTTAGAAGGAGACATTCCAAGTCCCTCTAACCCACCTACAGGGTGCACCTTCCATACAAGATGTCCTTTTAAAATGGATATTTGCGTGAAGGAAATTCCACAATTACAAGAAGCTAAAGCTGGTCATTTTGTTGCATGCCATTTATACAATGAGCAAATGCAACATTGA